Below is a window of Fervidobacterium pennivorans DSM 9078 DNA.
ATTTTCGTCTTCTACTCAAAATTTAATTTTACATAGTTGACTCCCGTATTACTCAACTCATCTAAGAGTAATTTCAGTTTGTGTGTAATTTCAGCCTTGGTAGTTTCATATTCAAAATCTATACCAACTTCAACATTTGTTGCCAAACCATATTCGTTACCAATCTTCTTTGCTTCTATTAACTCAACTGCTTTCACATTGCCTCCAACAACCAAACCTTCCCCAGTGACCTTAACAGCCCTTCCCGCTATCACATCAGAGTTCATTATGTAATCTTGCACATTCACATCCTTTTTCGCAATCACTAAACCTTCTGTAACGAACTGCACAGTAACACTTCCATCGGTAACTATAGCCCCTTTGCCTCTACCAAAAAAGCCACCTCTTATGTACACATCTCCACCTGCTTTTATTCTGACGCTACCGGAAACCACACCATTCACATTTAAATCCTTTCCTGCGGTTATCTTAAATGCCCCATCAACGTTGCATGTAATGATAATTGTTCCTGGAAAATCAATTTTTTGGCTTTTTTCTAAATCTCTTTCACCAATTACAAGAACGTTCCTTACATGCACCACTCCATTGTCATCAACATATGGCTGACCTTTGATGGTAGCTATTATTTTATTATCAACCACCTTTGTGTTCTCTCCAGCATACTTTCTTATATCAAAATCCTTACCTTTCTGGCTCGGTAACTCTTTCCCCGTCACGGTCTTGCCTGGTTCTCCATCTTTGGGAGGTATTTTCTCAGCAAGCACTTGCCCTTCGTCACACGTTGGGAATTCGTCGAAACTTGTAGAATCTCTTAATGTATTGAATTTGTAATCTATCATCGCGTCTACTGGAGGAGTTGGCTCAACACCTTCCGCAACCACAACTTGCTGGTATGTTAGCTTCTCTTCAAGAATCTTCTCCAGCACGTCTTTTTTAATTCCATAAACCACTCCCGATTCAATCAGGATTTTCATCAGTTCTTCAACTGTCGGAACTTCTCTTTCAAAACCCGGAATGATGGTTACGTATGCTTTCATTTCATCCTCACTTATCGTTACATGAACCCTTGGATTCTCATATTCTTTAAGTTTCTCTTCAAGATTTTCAGGTGTAGTTAGTGTCTTTTGTAAATGTTCATCTTTCCTTTTTAATGTAAGTTCGGAAGAATGCTCTTCGATAATTAATTGTTTTATTTTAGGAACTTTGAAGATTATCGGTGTCACAACTGCACGAATAGTCCCATCTATATCTGTGCTGACGTCAACATGAACATGCTCATACCATTTCGATCCGTATCGTTTCTCGAGTTCCTCGAAAACCTCCGTCAATTCTTTTACCCTAATAACTTCCATACCCTCCCCCCTTATTATCTTTCCATCTCCTTTTTACCGTTCACAATGCAGGAGTTAATAAATTCTTTCTAAGCACATACCTTCTTTTACAAGTCCTCCGTTTTTCGCATCACCAAAACCTATCTTGTTTTTTCCCGGGAATTGGATATACTTTATCCACAATGCACCTTTTCCACAAGCAATTAGTCCTCCCTTTGATTTGTCTATAGAAATTATCGTCCCTGGTTTGTACGTACTATGCTTGTCATTTTGTTCTATCTCGCAAGCAGCAAAGAGTTTGACCTCCGTATTGTTTAACCTTGCTTTCACACCTGGGACCGGGTCATACGCTCGTATTTTGTTTCTTACCATCTCCGCCGGCATTGAGAAATCAACGTGCAAATCATTCTTGTCTATCTTAGGTGCATAGCTAGCTTGTGAGTGGTCTTGTGGAACCAGAGGCACCGGATATCTTTTCAAAAATTCATCGAGTAATTCTGTTCCATGGATAATCATCTTTTCGTACAATTCGCCAAGTGTTTCACATTCACTGATTTCAAACGCTTTTTGCAAAGCTATATCACCATCGTCCATCCCTTCAG
It encodes the following:
- a CDS encoding DUF342 domain-containing protein, whose product is MEVIRVKELTEVFEELEKRYGSKWYEHVHVDVSTDIDGTIRAVVTPIIFKVPKIKQLIIEEHSSELTLKRKDEHLQKTLTTPENLEEKLKEYENPRVHVTISEDEMKAYVTIIPGFEREVPTVEELMKILIESGVVYGIKKDVLEKILEEKLTYQQVVVAEGVEPTPPVDAMIDYKFNTLRDSTSFDEFPTCDEGQVLAEKIPPKDGEPGKTVTGKELPSQKGKDFDIRKYAGENTKVVDNKIIATIKGQPYVDDNGVVHVRNVLVIGERDLEKSQKIDFPGTIIITCNVDGAFKITAGKDLNVNGVVSGSVRIKAGGDVYIRGGFFGRGKGAIVTDGSVTVQFVTEGLVIAKKDVNVQDYIMNSDVIAGRAVKVTGEGLVVGGNVKAVELIEAKKIGNEYGLATNVEVGIDFEYETTKAEITHKLKLLLDELSNTGVNYVKLNFE
- the fmt gene encoding methionyl-tRNA formyltransferase gives rise to the protein MRILFLGTPEFAASYLEFLLEKGYNVVAVISQADKPRGRGQKLLPTPVKEVALKYNIPVFQPKSLVREGPQILEKYKPDIGIVVAYGRLLKKPFLDAIPFYNVHASLLPKYRGAAPMQRCLEAGEKVTGVTIFKISEGMDDGDIALQKAFEISECETLGELYEKMIIHGTELLDEFLKRYPVPLVPQDHSQASYAPKIDKNDLHVDFSMPAEMVRNKIRAYDPVPGVKARLNNTEVKLFAACEIEQNDKHSTYKPGTIISIDKSKGGLIACGKGALWIKYIQFPGKNKIGFGDAKNGGLVKEGMCLERIY